Genomic window (Candidatus Glassbacteria bacterium):
GAACGCCTTTATCGACAGCCGCGACCACTCGCGGATGGGTGGTGTCGGCACGCTGATCAACGAGGCCTGGCCGTTCATGGGCCTGATTGACCCGCTGAGCGTGATCCAGAGCATGGAGCGTTATCACGATCCGGAGATCAGGGTTCTTTCAGTCGGCAGCTCAGCCATGTACGCCCGTCACGAGGACTCCCCTGAGACCGTGTCGAAGTTGCTCGATCTGGTGGAAATCTGTATCGCCAACCCGACAACCAACCTGTCTCAACGTCTGGAGTTGCTCAGAATGGTCGCCGGGCGCTGGGCGGGGGAGCGCGCAAGTGCGAGCAGGTGTTCGAGGCCCTTTACGACCTCCACCGGGCGCTGGAGTTGAAGAGATTGCTCGGGGCCAGCTACAGCAACTATTACTGCGGCGTGTCGATGAGGTACCTTACCCGGCCGCTGGTGATCAAGCCCGACCTGCTAACCGCCGAGGAGGAGTCCTGGTTCCTGCCCTACGTGTTCAATGTCAGGGAGAGCGAGGCGCGGATGGATTATATCGACCTTCACGGGGGCCGGATGGACGGCACGGCCGCCTGGAACGACCGCGGCTTACGCAGAGCGCTGTCGCTGGCCCGGTCGGCCGCAGCTAAGCTGGTGGACCTGGAGGGAGCGCCGGAGAAGGAATTCCTGCGCAATCTGTCGCTTAGCCTGAAAATGTGGGCCAGCGAGGTCCGCTCGATCCATAATTTCTACCACGCCCAGGTAATCCGCGACCTCAACGCCGATATCCTGGCCGGTGAGCCGCGGGTGCCGCGCAAGGTGGCCGACTGGGACGGCGAAGAGGGCAACCTCCAGTGGAACGAGATCATGCGCGACGAGTTCGACAACACCAACGAGCTGATCGCCCTGCTGGAAGACGGGGGAATCGATCTGGTGGCCCATGCGGACGACCCGCGCTACGAGGATACTTTCCTGATCGGGGGCAACCTGATCGAGCAGTTGCGCAAAAAGACCGCGGTCATGCGCGTCCACTGGCTGGATATCCAGAATTACCTGGCGCCGCCGCATAAATGATTGAGTCTTGAGTTAATAACGATCCGGTTTCGGAATTCGAATACTCACAGATATCTGCTTTTGTACCGGCGGCTGCGGCTGCGGGGGCGGTCTGGTTGAAATGTGTTTCAGCTTACGATTACCTGGTGATCCTGGGTTACCTGATAGCTCTGGTCTGGAGTGGGTAGGCGGGATCAGCGCATTCATGGCCGGGTTCAGCGCGGAGCTGATACAGTTCTCTGTGGACAGTGGCAAGCGGAAGGTATCCTCACCCTACACCGTGACTGTCGGTGGCAAGAGACAAAAAGTTAAACTGGACACAGCTAGATCGGTGAGACTGGCTGAGTTCAGTCAAATTGTCGAAAGCGATTGATGCGAATCGATACAGGTTGTCTAACCCGGATAGCGGCTGTTGTGAGTCTGCTTACTGCCGTGGCCCCGGCACTGGGCAATGACAGCGAACAGGGTTTGCCCTCTTTTCCTGGAGCCGAAGGTTTCGGTGCCTACACAGCTGGCGGAAGGGGAGGGCGGATAATCAAAGTGACGAATCTGAACCCGGTAGGACCGGGCAGCCTGCAGGAGGCTGTGAGCCGGGAAGGTTCCCGCATAGTGGTTTTCGAGGTGAGCGGTGTAATCCACGGTCCGATCGAAATAAAGCACGGGCGGTTAACCATCATGGGCCAGACAGCTCCAGGGGCGGGGATAACCATACGGGGCCCCATGACCACCAGGCCGGGGCCGGAGCTGGAAGATATCGTAGTCCGTTTCTTGCGTATCAGACCGGGGCCGCACACGGGTTTCAACCAGGATGCAGTCTCTTTCAACAATGTGGCGGGCTGCATTCTCGACCACATTTCGCTTTCCTGGGGCAGCGATGAAAACATGGGAATCTACAACAGCAGAGACATCACCGTTCAGTGGTGTGCCCTCGAGGAATCCGACCCGGTTGGCTACCCGGACGGCCGCCCTCACAACGTTGGCCTGCTCAGCGGCCCAGGCGGCACCAGGATTTCCATCCATCACAACCTGTTCACCCACCACCGGCGCCGCAACCCCGCCGTGGCTAACGGGCCGGCTGATATCCGCAACAACGTTTTCTACAACTTCCGCGACGGGCTGTCGCACGAGGGTCATCCGCCCAACAACCTCGGTTTCAACATTATCGGCAATTATTACAAGCGCGGTCCCAGCGATCCCCGGATTTTTCCCTTCTGTTTTGTGAAAGGGGTGTCTTACTACTTGAGGGACAACTTCATCGACAGCCTGGGGATGATTCAGGACCCCTGGGCCGAAGCCGCCAAGTTGCATGGGCTGGAAAGATACGCCGACAGGGGAGTCCGGGCCGGGAGTGAATACCCGGTTGCCAGGGTAAAGACCCATGATCCCAGGGAGGCCTATAAGCTCGTCCTTGCAGGTGCTGGTTGCTTCCCGCGCGACCAGGTGAGCTTGCGCACGGTGAGAGAAGTGGCTACCTGCACGGGCTCATGGGGGCGCTCGGAACCGGCCGGGGGCCTGCTGAGCTGCCTGAAGCCTTTATCTCCGCCGCTGGATTCGGACGATGACGGCATGCCGGATGAATGGGAACTATCAAAGGGGTTGAATCCGGAGGATAAGGCGGACTGCGGCAAAGTGATGGAGTCCGGCTATACGGCTATCGAGGAGTACTGCAATGTGCTTGCTGCCGAACTTCTTGATGAGACCGGCAGGTAATTAGACCCAAACAAACTATTAAACAAGGTCCTGAACGTTTTCTTTCAGATTATTGTTCACTATAGAGAGCAGGGCGGCTTAAGTTGTCCTGCCTGTCCACCGCAATAACGGCATAGTGAGCGCCGCCGACTTTTGGGGTGCGGATATGCAAGAAAGAAACCGCTCCCTGCCGAAGTTTGGCGATCAGGTTCTCCGGCCCGATTGGCGGAGGTGAAGTTGCCGAGTAGTATAGTTGGTAATAAAGTACATCTGCTGATTGGGAGGCGCTCCACTCGAGAAGATATTTGCCGGGCGCCACTATTCTCCCGCTGAAATTTCCAGGAGCCTCGGGCGGTATATTGTCCCAGCCCGTTCCAGTCTCCAGAGTTCTTTTTATTTCCAGTTTCCCGTTCTGAGCCTCCTTGACCTGTATTACCGGTGAAAGACTGTCGCTTTCCAGGCCCGAGCCGGTTTCACTTGTCACAGCAAAGTAATATGTACTTCCCGGCTCAAGCTTTTCGACCAGGTAGGAAAGCTGCCCCGCAGGGCAAGTTGCCATTGGTAAAAAACTGTCGTTGCTACCCCTGAGCCTGTATATCCGGTACGTTGTTATCTCGTTTGCGGGTTCGGGTGCTTCCCAGCGCAGCAATACTCTCCGGTCTTGCTGGATGGCTGACAGGTTCCGGGGAGGAGCCGGCCGTACGTCCGCAGCCGGGTCAGAACTGCCGGTGTTGTCCGAACCCAGGGCCACCCGGTCTGGAAAACTCAAACATAGCGCAGACGTTAAAGAACAGATCAATACGGCAAAGGGCATATTGCTCCGCATGCAGACCTCTTTGTTTCAATTTAGTCGGGCGAGGACAACTTTATACTGCAAGATTATCACAGGCCGAGTACATCAATCTTCCTAACTGTGCTCCATTTCCCGCGAGTAAAATCGGGGAAGCCAACAGCCGCGATTCGATTGGCCACTTGATGTATGTCGTCAGAACAAGTGGGACATTCGATGTTGAAAATTAATGCGTGGTACTCAGCAATTGCAACTGGTTTTTCCATCCTCCTTTCCCCAGGTTAAAAACCTTCCTCGCTCGCAGAGTTTTCCGTTTGAATAACCTGCCCTCCGAACTCGAGCCCTGTTAATAGGAAAGAATTCAAGCCGCCATCGACTGAATCTGCTCAACTAAATCCTCCGGCCGGGGCACAGACCGGCGGACCCGATGGGCGCCGCGGGATACCTTTCCGAGCTTATTAAGCTGAAACACGCCGGCTTACTCCTGGCGGAGGACTTCCGCCGGGTCCCTGGCAACTGCGGCCAGAGCGGGGAGCCAACTGGCAACCACTGCTGTAAAAGGAGCGCAAACGAGCGTCAGGACCAGAGTGCCGGTGCTGAAAAGTGCTCCGGCACTCTGTGGTCCTGCCTCGAGTTCGCCCATAACCACCCCAATGCCGAAACCGGCCAGATAGCCGGGTAGTGCGCCAACCACTCCAATCAGCGCGGCCTTTGCCAGAATAGCGAGCAGAATCTTTTTCGCATCGACCCCCAGGGCCCGGAGTATGGCGATCTCGTTGCGCCGCTGCCTGACGTTGACCGTAAAGAGCAGCCCGATCCAGAGCGCAGCTCCCAATATCACCACAGGCGCCAGCCAGACCGCGAATCTTTCCAACTCGGTCCTAACCTGTAGGCGGTTAGCCTGTTCGGCCGCCAGGGCGATCTGGGCCGCTTGGGCCGCCCTCTGGCGGGCTTCGGCGCGGGTCACCACCTTGGAATCCACTTCGATTACCTGGGTTGCCGGCAGAATGCCGGCCACGTCCTGCCTGATCTGGGACAACTGGTTGCCGGGGCATAGGCACTTCAGGGCCAGGATCGCATTGATTTTCCCCCTGCAGTCGAACATGCGCTGGGCCGTGGCCAGGTCGATCCACAGGGCAAAGTCGTCTTTCGTGCCCCGTTCGCCGAGTATTTCACTCACGGTGAACTCTTCTCCCAATAACCGCAGCCTGTGTCCGGGTTCCAGGCCGAGTTCCCGTGCCAGGCGGAAACCCACTTCCACTTCACCGGGTGCAACAGCGGTCTGTATCGGTTCTGAGGGCTGCCTGTGAGTGATAGGCACTTCTCCGCGAATGCCCACCACTACCACGCTCCTGCCGCCTTGTTCGGGCCATTCGACACGCTTTTTCAGACTCGGCAGCAGGTGCCTGATCGTCATCAGGCCGGAGCCGGCCAGCTTCGGCACGTATTCCTCGGGCATATATTCTTCCACGAAGCCGCTGGAGTAATAGTCCTCCAGATTCTGGCTTCCCGGCAGAATCAGCAGGTTAAAGCCCAGCTTCTTCATGATTTTACGGTAATCATCTTCCAGCAGGGCCATTTGTTCTGCGGTTTCGGCTTCATTCGCCGCCAGGATGGCCTCGGTTTTCCTGTCGTGAGCCTTCAATACGGTCAACTGTGCGGTCAGGATGCAGACCGCGGCGAACACCGAACAGAGGCCGAGAGCGAAGTTGAGCTTCTGATATTTGATTTCTTTGATGACCAGCCGCCAGAGAGTCATTTTACACCCGATATCACGATAAACTTTCTTTAGCCGCGAGATGCCCCGAACGCATCTGCAGCGCTTAACGCAGATCTATTTAGCGAACGTACTGCGCAGTCCCAGAGTGATTCTCCTGCCGAAATCCGGATAACCCAATGTGCCGCGTCTGTGGTAGAAACCAAGATAACGGGGTCTGCTTTTTATGTCAAAAGGTCAGCCTGAAATTGACTAGACCGCAGATCAGGCTTAATATGAACTGATAAGTCCGTGATGGCACGATTTCCTCACTTTCAAATCTTGCTGGAGAACAATGAGTTACGCTTCCCTGTATCCCCTTAAGCGCAGGATGATCAGCACTCTGTGGGGATTGACCCTATTCCTGGTTCCGGTCCTTGCCGCGGTGGAACCGCAAGCCGGGAGCAGTCGTGGTCTTACTCCGTTAATGGAATCGGTCCGGCATGGTCGTCTCGATCAGGTGAAAGCCTTGCTGGCGGCGGGTGCGGAAGTGAACAGGCAGGACAATTTCGGTATGAGTGCGCTGATGTGGGCCAGCGCCATCGGCAGGCTGGAAGTTGTAGAAGTGCTGCTGGAAGCAGGCGCCGGGATCAACGCGGTCAACAACTCGGGCTTTACCGCCCTGATCCAGGCTATCGACCTGGGGCGCGAGGAAGTGGCCGGGCTGCTGCTGGAAAAAGGAGCCGATCCTTACGCAGTGGAGTCCAACGGTTTGAGCGTGTTAAAGCACGCGGTCAACAAGGACAACGTGGCCATACTCAAACACCTGCTGAAGGCCGGACTGGACCTCAACGCCACGGAAAACCGGGGGATCCTGGTCCAGCCCGCCTACCGCGGTCAGACGGAAATTGTCAGACTGCTGCTTGAGGCAGGC
Coding sequences:
- a CDS encoding pectate lyase precursor is translated as MPSFPGAEGFGAYTAGGRGGRIIKVTNLNPVGPGSLQEAVSREGSRIVVFEVSGVIHGPIEIKHGRLTIMGQTAPGAGITIRGPMTTRPGPELEDIVVRFLRIRPGPHTGFNQDAVSFNNVAGCILDHISLSWGSDENMGIYNSRDITVQWCALEESDPVGYPDGRPHNVGLLSGPGGTRISIHHNLFTHHRRRNPAVANGPADIRNNVFYNFRDGLSHEGHPPNNLGFNIIGNYYKRGPSDPRIFPFCFVKGVSYYLRDNFIDSLGMIQDPWAEAAKLHGLERYADRGVRAGSEYPVARVKTHDPREAYKLVLAGAGCFPRDQVSLRTVREVATCTGSWGRSEPAGGLLSCLKPLSPPLDSDDDGMPDEWELSKGLNPEDKADCGKVMESGYTAIEEYCNVLAAELLDETGR
- a CDS encoding fibronectin type III domain-containing protein, with the translated sequence MRSNMPFAVLICSLTSALCLSFPDRVALGSDNTGSSDPAADVRPAPPRNLSAIQQDRRVLLRWEAPEPANEITTYRIYRLRGSNDSFLPMATCPAGQLSYLVEKLEPGSTYYFAVTSETGSGLESDSLSPVIQVKEAQNGKLEIKRTLETGTGWDNIPPEAPGNFSGRIVAPGKYLLEWSASQSADVLYYQLYYSATSPPPIGPENLIAKLRQGAVSFLHIRTPKVGGAHYAVIAVDRQDNLSRPALYSEQ
- a CDS encoding ABC transporter permease, coding for MTLWRLVIKEIKYQKLNFALGLCSVFAAVCILTAQLTVLKAHDRKTEAILAANEAETAEQMALLEDDYRKIMKKLGFNLLILPGSQNLEDYYSSGFVEEYMPEEYVPKLAGSGLMTIRHLLPSLKKRVEWPEQGGRSVVVVGIRGEVPITHRQPSEPIQTAVAPGEVEVGFRLARELGLEPGHRLRLLGEEFTVSEILGERGTKDDFALWIDLATAQRMFDCRGKINAILALKCLCPGNQLSQIRQDVAGILPATQVIEVDSKVVTRAEARQRAAQAAQIALAAEQANRLQVRTELERFAVWLAPVVILGAALWIGLLFTVNVRQRRNEIAILRALGVDAKKILLAILAKAALIGVVGALPGYLAGFGIGVVMGELEAGPQSAGALFSTGTLVLTLVCAPFTAVVASWLPALAAVARDPAEVLRQE